The following coding sequences lie in one Candidatus Dadabacteria bacterium genomic window:
- a CDS encoding DUF4403 family protein, whose amino-acid sequence MNRRQEKAGRDFAVQPRLEKASDLWLETRPAVARATQILIGREDISTSIGVEVKTRIVTEQTQPECPFPRTLLPEEPKPGGFEIIMPAIIDYETLDRTLAEEAVGKSLGKNVSIAIKAIRIHPYGENLLLETEVALEAKILSGTEAKGTLYVVAEPELDAETQTITLENSALDVDSQNVLFSMAGKAAEPLLLEAVSKRLPFDLGPKLEELRNGAEDAILALSSENISVTGKVNRVRLTRLDVGPEHLRLVLTAEGEVSARVQAIP is encoded by the coding sequence TTGAACAGGCGGCAAGAAAAGGCTGGAAGAGACTTTGCGGTTCAACCCCGCTTGGAGAAGGCTTCGGATCTCTGGCTTGAAACAAGGCCCGCAGTCGCGCGCGCGACCCAGATCCTCATCGGCCGCGAAGACATCAGCACCTCGATTGGAGTTGAAGTAAAGACGCGCATCGTGACAGAGCAGACGCAGCCAGAATGCCCCTTCCCGAGAACCCTGCTCCCGGAGGAGCCAAAGCCGGGAGGCTTCGAAATCATTATGCCCGCCATAATCGACTACGAAACGCTTGATCGGACACTTGCCGAAGAGGCAGTCGGCAAGTCTCTGGGCAAAAACGTCTCCATAGCCATAAAGGCAATAAGGATCCACCCGTATGGAGAAAATCTTCTGCTTGAAACCGAGGTGGCTTTGGAGGCCAAAATCCTCTCAGGCACGGAAGCGAAGGGAACCCTGTACGTGGTTGCCGAACCGGAACTGGACGCCGAGACGCAGACCATAACGCTGGAAAACTCAGCACTCGACGTCGATTCGCAAAACGTGCTTTTCTCAATGGCCGGAAAGGCAGCGGAGCCCCTGCTTCTCGAAGCCGTCTCAAAGCGCCTTCCATTCGATCTCGGGCCTAAGCTTGAGGAACTCAGGAACGGTGCCGAGGACGCGATTCTGGCACTTTCATCGGAGAACATCTCGGTTACAGGAAAAGTGAACCGGGTGCGCCTGACCCGCCT